The following proteins come from a genomic window of Syntrophorhabdaceae bacterium:
- the amrS gene encoding AmmeMemoRadiSam system radical SAM enzyme, translating into MFTRRDFIKIAFLAPAALQLEARELIRKDPLSLKEALYYKVVDTRKGTVECRLCPRGCTIPEGESGFCRARKNIKGKLYSLGYASPCAVHIDPIEKKPFFNVYPGSLSFSVASAGCNLRCAFCQNWQISQVSPEDTINQSLTPERLVTLAKQDRCRSIAYTYTEPTNFFEYMLDTAKTAGSKGILNVCHSNGYINPEPLKALCKYLDAANIDLKGFSTSFYNKLCEAELEPVLETIKTLKRSGVWVEITNLVIPGYNDNQKMLTDMCQWVYKNAGADVPLHFSRFFPMYRMTGISPTPVSTLEKARDIALKTGLQFAYIGNVPGHPGEHTYCPACKKVVIRRSGYNVLEYTLKSGACPGCGKKIGGIWKA; encoded by the coding sequence ATGTTTACGCGAAGAGATTTCATCAAGATAGCCTTCTTAGCCCCTGCAGCGTTACAACTTGAGGCAAGGGAACTCATCCGGAAGGACCCCCTTTCCCTGAAAGAGGCCCTCTACTATAAGGTCGTTGATACAAGGAAAGGTACTGTCGAATGTCGGCTATGTCCGAGAGGCTGTACGATCCCTGAAGGTGAGTCCGGTTTCTGCCGTGCGAGGAAAAATATAAAAGGAAAACTCTATTCACTCGGCTACGCATCGCCCTGCGCGGTTCACATCGATCCCATAGAGAAAAAACCATTCTTCAATGTCTATCCGGGGAGTTTGAGCTTCTCCGTCGCCAGCGCTGGCTGTAACCTGCGATGCGCATTCTGTCAGAACTGGCAGATATCCCAGGTCTCTCCGGAAGATACCATCAATCAGTCCCTGACCCCTGAAAGGCTTGTGACACTCGCAAAACAGGACCGATGCAGAAGCATCGCATATACTTATACAGAACCCACAAACTTCTTCGAATATATGCTGGACACCGCAAAGACAGCCGGCAGCAAGGGTATCCTTAATGTATGTCACTCGAATGGATATATCAATCCGGAACCCCTCAAGGCGCTCTGCAAGTATCTTGACGCGGCGAACATAGACCTCAAGGGATTCAGCACATCCTTTTACAACAAACTCTGTGAAGCAGAGCTTGAGCCCGTCCTGGAAACGATAAAAACCCTCAAAAGATCAGGTGTCTGGGTGGAGATCACCAATCTCGTCATACCGGGATACAACGATAATCAGAAGATGCTGACGGATATGTGCCAGTGGGTTTATAAAAATGCCGGTGCTGATGTTCCGCTCCACTTCTCCCGTTTCTTCCCCATGTACAGAATGACCGGCATATCTCCGACACCGGTAAGCACCCTTGAAAAGGCACGTGACATAGCCCTGAAAACAGGTCTTCAATTTGCCTATATCGGCAATGTCCCGGGCCATCCGGGAGAGCATACCTATTGCCCTGCATGTAAAAAGGTGGTTATACGCAGGTCAGGATACAATGTCCTGGAATACACGCTGAAAAGCGGCGCCTGCCCGGGTTGCGGGAAAAAGATAGGAGGGATATGGAAAGCGTAA